TTCAGGAAATCTCTCATTCATTACATCAAGCAACTCATGTGCATTACCAAGAAACAAAGCATTGAACTTCGCCTTAACCGTGTTCACCCCCTTTCGCTTCGTAGGACTAACAACAACTCTAATAAACAATCCATCATGCACCTTATCAGCAACATATTGCCACTGATGAACAATCTCACCACCACCTTGTTCCAAAGTTTTTTCAACTCTAAAAACAGTTACAATCTCAGGCACAGAAACTAACTTAATCTTCCAAGAAACAATAACACCAAAACTAGCTCCACCACCACCTCTAATAGCCCAAAAAACATCTTCCCCCATTGAAACCCTATCAAGAACTCTACCATCAACATCAACAATTTTAGCATCCAAAATATTATCAACAGATAACCCAAATTTTCTCATCATGTTACCATAACCACCACCACTAAAATGTCCACCAACACCAACAGTTGGACAAACACCAGCTGGAAAACCATGAACTTTACTCTTCTCAGCAATCTTATAATACACTTCACCAACTGTTGCACCTGATTCAACCCAcaaagtttcattttttaagTCAATAATCACTGATCTAAGCAAAAACATGTCAAGAACAATGAATGGTGATTGTGAAACGTATGAAAGACCATCATAATCATGACCACCACTTCTGATTCTGATTTCAAGATTGAATTTTTTGCAGCATATGATTGATGCTTGGATGTGGGAGATATGAGTTGGGGTGAGAATGAAAATGGGTTTTGGTGTAGTGGATGAGTTGAATCTAAGGTTTCTGATGTAGGAATTTAAGATTGGTGAATATGAAGAAGTGTTTGGGAAATAGGTGAGTTCTGAGATTGGATGAGAAGGTTCTGAATTGAGAGAGAGACATTGGAGGATGGTGTTGGAATCTGAAACAGACATTGGTACTAGAATGATGAAGACTAAGAATGGAACAAGGGTTGCTACAATTGTTGTATGCATCTTAATGATAGGAAAAAGATTGAGTATTGAGAGAAGAGGGAGAGAGAATTCTTGTGAAACAAGGAAATCTTGCTGTGTCAATTGTCAACTACTTAGAATGTGAAAGCAATAAATTCTACATGCTACTTTGGATCCTGAATATCTAGGGTGTAAATTGACAATTTTATTGATATGCAGTTCAACCCGAGAGAaatatcgaaattgttaggtcggacaTTATGAGTCTCTAATTGTGCGTAGGAGTTTGAACTTCCATATTATCACTTTGTCTTCAAATACTATAGTAGTTGATAGGAGGTGTTGGAGTTTGGATACTAGTATCCGGATTGGCACGGGTAAAAATGAgactacaaaaataaatattttaatattaatttttttataattatcaaataaaaaatgcttAATAAGTCGAACCAAATAGTTTTGTCTTTAAAAATTGTAGTATTTAATttgcatacaaattaaaatgcatataaataaataataacttaaaattccaaataaaatttaatttgggaCCGAAATATTAGTTTTAGAATGGAGAAGGTAAATTTTACtttgatgaaaatatagagATCAAATATACACTTaaattaagtttaattttaaaaataacttaacACAATTCAAATAATAACTTTCAATCTAAACAGGGACGGATGCAAGTGGAACTAAATGTGGGCAGCTGACCCCACTcacttcttatttttttaactaataatatgtaattttgACATATGGCCCCACATGAAATACACAAATGTCCC
This portion of the Trifolium pratense cultivar HEN17-A07 linkage group LG3, ARS_RC_1.1, whole genome shotgun sequence genome encodes:
- the LOC123917448 gene encoding berberine bridge enzyme-like 8 → MHTTIVATLVPFLVFIILVPMSVSDSNTILQCLSLNSEPSHPISELTYFPNTSSYSPILNSYIRNLRFNSSTTPKPIFILTPTHISHIQASIICCKKFNLEIRIRSGGHDYDGLSYVSQSPFIVLDMFLLRSVIIDLKNETLWVESGATVGEVYYKIAEKSKVHGFPAGVCPTVGVGGHFSGGGYGNMMRKFGLSVDNILDAKIVDVDGRVLDRVSMGEDVFWAIRGGGGASFGVIVSWKIKLVSVPEIVTVFRVEKTLEQGGGEIVHQWQYVADKVHDGLFIRVVVSPTKRKGVNTVKAKFNALFLGNAHELLDVMNERFPELGLVGDQCIEMSWIDSVLFWYNYPVGTSSDILLERHSSTEKFLKRKSDYVQKPISKVEFDGIWKKMIELGKVTLTFNPYGGKMSEISEVETPFPHRAGNIYKIQYSVNWKEEGNDVANQYLDRIRKLYDYMTPYVSKSPRSSYLNYRDVDLGVNADRNVGYEEASIWGEKYFKGNFDRLVEVKTAIDPSNFFRYEQSIPSLASKSSIMAE